One window of the Lemur catta isolate mLemCat1 chromosome 6, mLemCat1.pri, whole genome shotgun sequence genome contains the following:
- the APOBEC1 gene encoding C->U-editing enzyme APOBEC-1 translates to MTSAKGPSTGDPTLRRRIEPWEFEAFFDPRELRKEACLLYEIKWGSSHKIWRNTGKSTTSHVEVNFIEKFTSERRSDSPISCSITWFLSWSPCWECSKAIREFRSQHPRVTLVIYVARLFWHMDQQNRQGLRDLINSGVTVQMMRVSEYCHCWRNFVNYPPGKEASCPTYPPLWVMLYALELHCIILSLPPCLKISRRCQNQLTFFRLTLQNCHYQTIPPHILLATGLIQPSVTWR, encoded by the exons GAGAAGAATTGAGCCCTGGGAATTTGAAGCCTTCTTTGACCCCAGAGAACTGCGTAAAGAGGCCTGTCTGCTTTATGAAATCAAGTGGGGCTCAAGCCACAAGATCTGGAGAAACACAGGCAAAAGCACCACCAGTCACGTTGAAGTaaactttatagaaaaatttaccTCAGAAAGACGTTCTGACTCTCCCATCAGCTGCTCCATCACCTGGTTCTTGTCCTGGAGTCCCTGTTGGGAATGTTCCAAGGCTATTAGAGAATTTCGGAGCCAACACCCTAGGGTGACTCTGGTTATTTACGTAGCACGGCTTTTTTGGCACATGGATCAACAAAACCGGCAAGGACTCAGGGACCTCATCAACAGTGGGGTCACTGTCCAGATGATGAGAGTCTCAG AGTATTGTCACTGCTGGAGGAATTTTGTCAACTACCCACCTGGGAAAGAAGCTTCCTGTCCAACATACCCACCTCTGTGGGTGATGCTGTATGCACTGGAACTGCACTGCATAATCCTA AGTCTTCCACCCTGTTTAAAGATTTCAAGAAGATGTCAAAATCAGCTTACATTTTTCAGACTTACTCTTCAAAATTGCCATTACCAAACGATTCCCCCCCACATCCTTTTAGCCACAGGGTTGATTCAGCCTTCTGTGACTTGGAGATGA